From the Billgrantia sulfidoxydans genome, one window contains:
- a CDS encoding D-alanyl-D-alanine carboxypeptidase produces the protein MIDVESGDVLHADNADATRYPASLTKMMTLYMLFEALENGSMHLSQPLPVSSHAASMPASKLWLSAGSTIAVEDAIKALVVRSANDVAVVVAEALGGTESGFARMMTQRANELGMPNTVFRNASGLPDNAQVTTARDMATLSIRVMQDFPQYYHYFSTQSFSYRGTTHTSHNRLVRNYPGADGLKTGFIRASGFNVATSAIRNDRRIVSVVMGGFTAASRDTHMADLLDRGFARLSMLQRGDWIARADVLGDRMELSESPPASAQQLAAAPEAGGQVASAELERRLSFQSEMEIEMGSADDPIRALIAQADSPRAASGNWAVQVGAFNDADQARNLATRAADQLASLLNDVRVSVAESGGDRRVFRARLVDLQESDAHSACDSLRAQGMDCMVVAHN, from the coding sequence GTGATCGATGTCGAAAGCGGCGACGTTCTGCATGCTGACAACGCGGATGCCACCCGCTATCCGGCCTCGTTGACCAAGATGATGACGCTCTACATGCTGTTCGAGGCGCTCGAGAACGGCAGCATGCATCTCAGCCAGCCGCTTCCGGTTTCGTCCCATGCCGCTTCGATGCCCGCTTCCAAGCTGTGGCTTTCGGCGGGCAGCACCATCGCGGTCGAGGATGCCATCAAGGCGCTGGTGGTGCGTTCCGCCAATGATGTCGCCGTGGTGGTGGCCGAGGCGCTGGGCGGCACGGAGTCCGGCTTCGCGCGCATGATGACCCAGCGGGCTAACGAGCTGGGCATGCCCAACACCGTGTTCCGCAACGCCTCGGGCCTGCCGGACAACGCCCAGGTGACGACGGCGCGGGACATGGCCACGCTGTCGATCCGCGTGATGCAGGACTTCCCGCAGTACTACCACTACTTCTCGACCCAGAGCTTCAGCTACCGCGGGACCACGCATACCAGCCACAACCGGCTAGTGCGCAACTATCCCGGCGCCGACGGTCTCAAGACCGGCTTCATCCGCGCTTCGGGCTTCAACGTGGCGACCTCGGCGATCCGCAACGACCGCCGCATCGTCTCGGTGGTGATGGGCGGTTTCACTGCCGCCTCGCGTGATACCCACATGGCCGACCTGCTCGACCGTGGCTTCGCCCGCCTTTCCATGCTGCAACGCGGCGACTGGATCGCCCGGGCCGACGTGCTGGGCGATCGCATGGAATTGTCGGAGAGCCCGCCCGCGTCGGCCCAGCAGCTGGCGGCAGCGCCCGAGGCGGGCGGCCAGGTGGCCAGCGCCGAGCTGGAGCGCCGTCTCTCCTTCCAGTCGGAGATGGAGATCGAGATGGGCTCCGCCGACGACCCGATTCGCGCCCTGATCGCCCAGGCCGATTCGCCGCGCGCAGCCAGCGGCAACTGGGCCGTGCAGGTTGGCGCCTTCAACGACGCCGACCAGGCACGCAACCTGGCGACCCGCGCGGCCGATCAGTTGGCCAGTCTGTTGAACGACGTACGCGTATCGGTGGCGGAATCCGGCGGCGATCGTCGCGTCTTCCGGGCCCGCCTGGTCGACCTGCAGGAGAGCGATGCCCACTCCGCCTGCGACAGCCTGCGGGCCCAGGGCATGGATTGCATGGTGGTGGCGCACAACTGA
- a CDS encoding ABC transporter ATP-binding protein → MSAYLLQAAGLTIRGEGVNIAPFSCSLGPGGRLTLLGETGSGKSLIAQAIMGTLPRGLAAQGRLVIDGETFEAADPTSRRALWGRRLALLPQEPWHALDPTMRAISQVAESHRHVAGRDRRASLQAAWTDLTELGLVDAGAKLPGELSGGMAQRVAFAAASAGGAPIVIADEPTKGLDAPRRDAVVELLARTSERGGALVTITHDIDVARRLGGEVLILRQGQVVERGPAQQVLTHPQSEYGQRLLDAEPGRWPRPAPLSERQAAVVSARGLVKARGGRELFHDLSLTVSPGEIVGVVGPSGCGKSTLGDMLLGVTHADDGEIYRAPGYPLGFQKLYQDPPAAFSPHWRLSRLLDDLVRRHRLDRSAIAPLMARLGLDERLLSRRPGEISGGELQRFAILRVLLLEPCFLFADEPTSRLDPITQRQTLALLVELARERRCGVMLVSHDPALIERTCDRRIALSDGSLREAEPELDPALA, encoded by the coding sequence ATGAGTGCGTACTTACTTCAGGCCGCAGGCCTGACGATCCGGGGTGAGGGCGTCAACATCGCGCCGTTCTCCTGTTCGCTCGGCCCCGGCGGGCGCCTGACCCTGCTCGGCGAGACCGGCTCGGGCAAGAGCCTGATCGCCCAGGCGATCATGGGCACGCTGCCCCGTGGACTTGCCGCCCAGGGGCGTCTCGTCATCGACGGCGAGACGTTCGAGGCCGCCGACCCAACGTCGCGCCGCGCCCTGTGGGGCCGACGCCTGGCGCTGCTGCCCCAGGAGCCGTGGCACGCGCTGGACCCGACCATGCGGGCCATCTCGCAGGTCGCCGAGAGCCACCGCCACGTGGCCGGGCGTGACCGACGTGCGTCGCTCCAGGCCGCCTGGACCGATCTCACCGAGCTGGGCCTGGTGGACGCCGGCGCCAAGCTGCCCGGCGAGCTCTCCGGCGGCATGGCCCAGCGCGTGGCCTTCGCCGCCGCCAGTGCCGGCGGCGCCCCCATCGTGATCGCCGACGAGCCGACCAAGGGGCTCGATGCGCCCAGGCGCGATGCGGTGGTCGAACTGCTGGCGCGTACGTCCGAGCGCGGCGGCGCCCTGGTCACCATTACCCACGACATCGACGTGGCCCGCCGCCTCGGCGGCGAAGTGCTCATCCTGCGCCAGGGCCAGGTGGTCGAGCGCGGCCCGGCCCAGCAAGTGCTCACTCACCCACAAAGCGAGTACGGGCAGCGCCTGCTGGACGCCGAGCCCGGCCGCTGGCCGCGCCCGGCACCGCTGAGCGAGCGACAGGCGGCGGTCGTGAGCGCCCGCGGTTTGGTCAAGGCACGCGGCGGACGCGAACTGTTCCACGACCTCTCGCTCACGGTCAGCCCCGGCGAGATCGTCGGTGTGGTCGGCCCTTCCGGCTGCGGCAAAAGCACGCTGGGCGACATGCTGCTGGGCGTGACGCATGCCGACGATGGCGAGATCTATCGGGCGCCGGGGTATCCGCTGGGCTTCCAGAAGCTCTATCAGGATCCGCCGGCGGCCTTCTCACCCCACTGGCGGCTCTCGCGTCTGCTCGACGACCTGGTGCGGCGCCACCGCCTGGATCGCAGCGCCATCGCCCCGCTGATGGCACGCCTGGGACTCGACGAACGGCTGCTGTCCCGGCGTCCCGGCGAGATCTCGGGCGGCGAGCTGCAGCGCTTCGCCATCCTGCGCGTACTGCTGCTCGAACCGTGCTTCCTGTTCGCCGACGAGCCGACCTCACGCCTCGACCCCATCACCCAACGCCAGACACTGGCGCTGCTGGTGGAGCTGGCCCGCGAACGGCGCTGCGGGGTAATGCTGGTGAGCCACGATCCGGCATTGATCGAGCGCACCTGCGACCGGCGGATCGCGCTCAGTGACGGGAGCCTGCGCGAAGCGGAGCCGGAGCTCGACCCGGCCCTGGCCTGA
- a CDS encoding ABC transporter permease, translating into MKTLALTPSRRWALPALNGRQRLGAALLALLLAFAWLVPWLFDADPARQQLTRILQLPSLAEPLGTDHLGRSLLARLASAVQLSFGMALLSVASAAVPGVILGVIAGWRGGWFDRVLGSLADACLALPGLLLVLLLVAIAPGNFWALYVGISLVLWIEYFRVVRARTRILIASPQLEASRLLGFGPFYLFRRHLWPELAPQVLTLAAFGAASAILAMAALGFVSVGLRPPTAELGLMMIELLPYYHEAPWAMAQPILVLFVLVLSLNLLAGRDPR; encoded by the coding sequence ATGAAAACGCTTGCCCTGACTCCCTCCCGCCGCTGGGCCTTGCCGGCCCTGAACGGCCGCCAGCGGCTTGGCGCCGCGCTGCTGGCGCTGCTGCTCGCCTTCGCCTGGCTGGTGCCCTGGCTGTTCGATGCCGACCCGGCGCGCCAGCAGCTGACGCGCATCCTGCAATTGCCGTCGCTGGCCGAACCGCTCGGCACCGACCACCTGGGGCGCAGCCTGCTGGCTCGGCTGGCATCCGCCGTACAGCTCTCGTTCGGCATGGCGCTGCTCAGCGTGGCCAGTGCCGCCGTGCCGGGCGTGATCCTCGGCGTCATCGCCGGCTGGCGCGGCGGCTGGTTCGACCGCGTGCTGGGCAGCCTGGCCGATGCCTGCCTGGCGCTGCCCGGCCTGCTGCTGGTACTGCTGCTGGTCGCCATCGCCCCGGGCAACTTCTGGGCGCTCTACGTCGGCATCTCGCTGGTACTGTGGATCGAGTACTTCCGCGTGGTACGGGCCCGCACCCGCATCCTGATCGCCTCGCCGCAGCTCGAGGCGAGCCGCCTGCTCGGCTTCGGTCCGTTCTACCTGTTCCGCCGCCACCTGTGGCCGGAGCTCGCCCCGCAGGTGCTGACCCTGGCCGCCTTCGGCGCCGCCAGCGCGATCCTCGCCATGGCCGCGCTGGGCTTCGTCAGCGTCGGCCTGCGACCGCCCACCGCCGAACTGGGGCTGATGATGATCGAGCTGCTGCCCTACTACCACGAGGCGCCCTGGGCCATGGCCCAGCCGATCCTTGTGCTGTTCGTGCTGGTGCTGAGCCTCAATCTGCTGGCGGGGAGGGATCCACGATGA
- a CDS encoding ABC transporter permease: protein MSVTLASRTTPRRASHRTAGLGGLLLQRLFQAGLVAWMVGTLTFVLTRSLPGDMAYRIAAGRYGHDMVNTSAAEAVRAELALDQPALGAYFGWLWDLVQFDLGRSLVSGEPVVAELWHQLGHSLGLAAMAVLLSLLLGPPLGLLAGLKPNGTLDRVSEVAASVLRALPPFAVGLVLILIFSVTLGWLPAAGHGRFAHGILPALTLALALAAISSRVARNAMADVSQSAYYAFSRTKGLGERLSFLRHGLRNAAVPVIAYLGVQFVYLIEGVVVVETLFAWPGIGHALVHAIVARDVPMIQGTALVMGLMFVALNTVVDLLCHWLDPRRRSA from the coding sequence ATGAGCGTGACCCTGGCATCACGAACGACACCGCGCCGGGCTTCTCATAGGACGGCAGGCCTGGGTGGCCTGCTGCTGCAGCGTCTGTTCCAGGCCGGGCTGGTGGCCTGGATGGTCGGTACCCTGACCTTCGTGCTGACCCGTTCGCTGCCCGGCGACATGGCCTACCGCATCGCCGCCGGCCGCTACGGTCACGACATGGTCAACACCAGTGCCGCCGAGGCGGTACGCGCCGAACTGGCGCTGGACCAGCCGGCGCTCGGCGCCTACTTCGGCTGGCTGTGGGACCTGGTGCAGTTCGACCTGGGCCGCTCGCTGGTCAGCGGCGAGCCGGTAGTGGCCGAGCTGTGGCATCAGCTCGGCCACTCCCTGGGCCTGGCGGCGATGGCCGTGCTGCTCTCGCTGCTGCTGGGCCCGCCGCTTGGCCTGCTCGCCGGGCTCAAGCCCAACGGGACGCTGGACCGCGTAAGCGAAGTGGCCGCCAGCGTGCTGCGCGCCCTGCCCCCCTTCGCCGTCGGCCTGGTGCTGATCCTGATCTTCTCGGTCACCCTGGGCTGGCTGCCGGCCGCCGGCCATGGCCGCTTCGCGCATGGGATACTGCCGGCGCTGACCCTGGCGCTGGCCCTGGCCGCCATCTCCAGCCGGGTGGCGCGCAATGCCATGGCCGACGTGTCGCAGTCGGCCTACTACGCCTTCTCGCGCACCAAGGGCCTGGGCGAACGCCTGAGCTTCCTGCGCCACGGCCTGCGCAACGCCGCGGTGCCGGTGATCGCCTACCTCGGCGTGCAGTTCGTCTACCTGATCGAGGGCGTGGTGGTGGTCGAGACCCTGTTCGCCTGGCCCGGCATCGGCCACGCCCTGGTGCATGCCATCGTCGCCCGCGACGTGCCGATGATCCAGGGCACCGCGCTGGTAATGGGGCTGATGTTCGTCGCGCTCAACACCGTGGTAGATCTGCTCTGCCACTGGCTCGATCCCAGGAGGCGCAGCGCATGA
- a CDS encoding ABC transporter substrate-binding protein: MVRPPRSLLLALALLPLSAAADRPLAVVAPWEITGADPSTAGYVYARMRVAETLVDTDADGRPAPGLAASWQPSDDGLAWRFALREDVTFHDGSPLTAEAAAASLEHALAKPGILDSAPIAAIEAEGNEVVIRLDSPFAPLPALLAHSTTLILAPGAFDDEERVTEVIGTGPYRVKSVAPPQRLEVERFDGYWGEAPAIGTASYLAVGRGETRAVMAESGDADVVFTLDPASRARLARNDRLALHAEPLPRTIVFKVNAEHPFLEDERARQALSLAIDREGIAAGLLRDPEAAAAELFPASLGPWHLGLDAGDAQDLERAREMLAELGWQANGSGMLERDGEPFQLTLRTFSDRPELPLVATALQDQWREIGVALEVAVGNASEIPFGHRDGSLELGLMARNYGLVPDPLGTLLDDFGTDPEAMGGDWGAMGWRDDDLPGWLDTLRQEADSEARSELAGQVARRLNEAMPVVPVAWYQQTAAVDAELEGFSIDPLERSYRIDELRWSE, encoded by the coding sequence ATGGTGCGACCCCCTCGTTCCCTTCTCCTTGCCCTGGCCCTGCTGCCCCTGTCAGCCGCCGCCGACCGGCCGCTGGCGGTGGTCGCCCCCTGGGAGATCACCGGCGCCGATCCCTCGACGGCCGGCTATGTCTACGCCCGGATGCGCGTCGCCGAGACCCTGGTCGACACCGATGCCGATGGCCGGCCCGCCCCCGGGCTGGCGGCTTCCTGGCAGCCCAGCGACGATGGACTGGCCTGGCGCTTCGCGCTGCGCGAAGACGTCACCTTCCATGATGGCAGCCCGCTGACGGCAGAAGCGGCGGCAGCCAGCCTCGAGCACGCCCTGGCCAAACCGGGCATCCTCGATTCGGCGCCCATCGCCGCCATCGAGGCCGAGGGCAACGAGGTGGTGATCCGGCTCGACAGCCCCTTCGCGCCGCTGCCGGCACTGCTGGCCCACTCCACCACCCTGATTCTCGCCCCGGGCGCCTTCGACGACGAGGAGCGTGTCACCGAGGTGATCGGTACCGGGCCCTACCGGGTAAAGAGCGTGGCTCCTCCGCAGCGGCTCGAGGTGGAGCGTTTCGACGGCTACTGGGGCGAGGCACCCGCCATCGGCACCGCCAGCTACCTGGCGGTGGGCCGCGGCGAGACGCGTGCCGTGATGGCCGAGAGCGGCGATGCCGACGTGGTATTCACCCTCGACCCGGCCAGCCGCGCGCGGCTGGCGCGCAACGACCGCCTGGCGCTGCACGCCGAGCCGCTGCCGCGCACCATCGTCTTCAAGGTCAATGCCGAACATCCCTTCCTCGAGGACGAGCGCGCCCGCCAGGCGCTGAGCCTGGCCATCGACCGCGAGGGCATCGCCGCCGGCCTGCTACGCGACCCCGAAGCCGCCGCCGCCGAGCTGTTCCCGGCAAGCCTGGGCCCCTGGCACCTCGGCCTCGACGCCGGCGATGCCCAGGACCTAGAGCGGGCCCGCGAGATGCTCGCCGAGCTGGGCTGGCAGGCCAACGGCAGCGGTATGCTCGAGCGCGACGGCGAACCGTTCCAACTGACCCTGCGCACCTTCTCCGACCGCCCCGAACTGCCGCTGGTGGCGACAGCCCTGCAGGACCAGTGGCGTGAGATCGGCGTGGCGCTGGAAGTCGCCGTGGGCAACGCCAGCGAGATTCCCTTCGGCCATCGCGACGGCAGCCTGGAGCTGGGCCTGATGGCGCGTAACTACGGCCTGGTACCCGACCCGCTCGGCACCCTGCTCGACGACTTCGGCACCGATCCCGAAGCGATGGGCGGCGACTGGGGCGCCATGGGCTGGCGCGACGACGACCTGCCCGGCTGGCTCGATACCCTGCGCCAGGAAGCCGACAGCGAGGCCCGCAGCGAGCTGGCGGGGCAGGTGGCACGCCGCCTGAACGAGGCCATGCCGGTCGTGCCCGTGGCCTGGTACCAGCAGACCGCCGCGGTCGACGCCGAGCTGGAGGGTTTTTCCATCGACCCACTGGAGCGCAGCTATCGCATCGACGAACTGAGGTGGAGTGAATGA